Part of the Flavobacterium sp. MDT1-60 genome, TAAAAATCCACGCTCGCGCATCCAGTCATCATTAAACATTTTACCGACATAACGGCTTCCTGAATCATGAAAAAGAACTACAACAACATCTTCAGGTTTAAAATGTTCTTTTAGCTGTAAAAGCCCCTTAATACAAGCACCGGCTGAATTTCCAACAAAAATTGCTTCTTCCATAGCAATTTTTCTTGTATAAACGGCAGCATCTTTATCTGTTACCTTTGTAAAACCATCGATTAAAGAAAAGTCTACATTTTTAGGCAAAATATCTTCTCCAATTCCTTCGGTTATATAAGAGTAAATTTCATTTTCATCAAAAACTCCGGTTTCATGGTATTTTTTAAAAACAGAACCGTAAGTATCAATTCCCCAAATTTTAATATTCGGGTTTTTCTCTTTTAAGTATTTTCCAACTCCAGAAATAGTTCCACCAGTTCCTACTCCAACAACAAAGTGTGTAATTTTCCCGTCAGTTTGTTTCCAGATTTCCGGGCCGGTTTGCTCATAATGCGCCAATGAATTTGATAAATTATCATATTGGTTTACGTACCAGGAATTTGGTGTTTCTTCTGCCAATCGTTTTGAAACTGAATAATAAGAACGTGGATCTGTTGGTTCAACATCAGTTGGGCAAACTACAACTTTGGCACCAACAGCACGCAAAATATCCATTTTTTCTTTTGACTGCTTGTCTGATATTACACAAATTAATTTATATCCTTTGATAATTGCTACAAGTGCCAATCCCATTCCGGTATTTCCAGAAGTACCTTCAATAATAGTTCCACCCGGTTTTAATCTGCCATCTGCCTCTGCGTCTTCAATCATTTTTACGGCCATTCTGTCTTTTACAGAATTTCCCGGATTAAAAGTTTCGACTTTTGCCAACACTAACGCATCGATTTCAGCAACAATCTTGTTGAGTTTTACTAAAGGTGTATTACCAATTGTTTCTAAAATATTTTTTGAAAAGTCCATTTTATGTTTATTTAATATTTGGTTCTAAAAATCTAAATAGTCCTAATTTTATTGGAAGAAGTTCCAAACCAAACCAAATCGGATAACAAAATCACGATAAGGATTATTAGGTGCCGAATAATAATCGCTTTTTGAAAATAAAGCATTAATATGTTCTGCTTTAAAATAAAATCGAGTCTGGCGAATTCTCGCGTTTACAAAAAGATCGAATAATGGATAACCTCCAATTTTCTTCGCATCCTGAACAAAAAACTCACCAATAACAGGATTATAATCATTTCCATAATATTTGGTAAAATAATTAAATACAACTCCTGTCTGCATATATAATGCTTTTTTGAAAAAGTAACTCGAATAATAAAATGTATTTCTTGTTACAAAATCAGGAACATTTAAAATAAAATCTGATTGATCTACTTTTTGATATAAAATTGTATTATCTAAACCAAAAGGACCAAACTTAAACTCCTTATTAGCTTTTATGGACAAATAATTAATTACGTTTCCATATTGTGCAGGTTTGATAATTTGAGTATACACTAAATCTTCTGCAGGGCTGGAATCATCTTTAAAATACAAATGGTCTTTTAAAACAGAATACTGAACTTCAGCATTTAACCAAGGCGTAAAAACATTAGCTCCAAGTTGGTTAATTTTTTCATTCTTAAAATTATTAAACCAATTATATTCAACGTAACTGCTTTGATATAAATTATAGTTATTATTTGGCAGCTTATTTAAATTTCTATATCTAAAATCAAATTGAATTTTCTCATTCAGATTGTATCTCAATTTTGCATCTAAATCAGATAGAGACTGATTTGTAATTGATCTGGTATATAAAAAACGACCGTTCCATTTATTTTTCTGATATTCATATTGTCCTCCAACATTATTAATCTGGAGAAATAAATTATCAGGAATAGAGGTTCCATCGCTATTTATGATAATTCTGTCGTATTTATAATTTGATCTGTAATCGTCTACAAAAAAATTAAATTTTCCTAAAAGTGAATTTTCATATGCAAGTCCAACTTTATTATATAATCTTTCAAAACGAGTCTCGTCATTTATATTACTACTAGCATAAGACTCTCCAAAACGTTCAACCTGTTGACTTGGTCCTGATGTTGGCGTCACAGTCGAAAGAAGAGTTGGCTGTTTGTATTGAAAATATTTGTACTCATAATTAAATTGATGCGTTACATACAAATTGTTATTCCCATCGTTTGGATTTATTCTAAATACATGATCAAAAAAGAAGCGTCTCCCTTTTAATAAGGATTCCGCATCAGTCAAAAACACTTGCAATCGCTGACGGTTTTTAAAATCCGGATCATCGCTTTCGAAGCTTTCCGGTGTTGTAATTCCACCGTTTTCTTCATTGGTAATATCCTGAAATGTAACATGAGCGTTTAAAACATATCTTTTATTGGTTGTAAAATAACTTGTCGTAAATCTAAAATTTCCTGCGCTAACTAGTTGATTTATATAATCACCTTCAGAACGTAACCCACGGTATGCTGCAGAAAAATTTAAATTCTTCGAAGTATTAAGTGTAATAAATGAGTCTACGTTTTGTCCCTTGTTTATGGTGGTGTTAAAAAACAATTCGGTTAAGGGAGTTGCAACAGAATAATATCGGATATCACTGACCTCCATATAATCAAAATGCTTTCCTTTGAAACCGATTTCCGGATAGGGAGAAAAATCAGTTAAACTATATTGTAGCGTGTTATAATTTTGTCCAATGTTAGAAAATGGTAAAAGTCCGAAATTATCTTTTCTTAAATAGTTTTGCTTATAGGCACTTTTCAATGTTAGCGATGTATCTGCAATTATTGTATCATGTTCCAATGTATAAATCTTATACTGATCTATTTTTGCAATTAAGGCCTTTTTCTTTTTTACTGTATCGGTTATGCTAGAATACTTTGTATTCATATCTAAACTGTTTTTAGAACTAGTTTTTTCCTGAGAAAACAATAATGTGGGTACAATTAATAGATATAGAAAAAAGAGTATTCTCATTTGATAGCTTTATATGTAATTATTTCGGCAAAATTTGTCAAGCAAAGGTAAAAGATAAAAACGTATAAAAAAACAAATCATTATGATTGAGAAATTTTTATACCTAACTACGATTGAATAAAAAAACCCTCAATCAAAAAATGATTGAGGGTTTTCGAAAATAAAAATATTTCTTTTTTACCAACCTGGATTATTTTTTCCTTCTAAACCTGGATTAGTGTTTATTTCAGTTTGTGGTATTGGCCATAAGAATTTAAAATCAGAACCTGGAATTGCAGCAACAGGAGTAGTAATAACATAACTATTTCCTAGTACATAAGCAGCAGTAGCAGGAGTAGCATTAGCTACTTTTGCAGGAATTCCGTTGATAGGAGCTAAATCATCACCTTGTAATCTGTGAATATCAGCCCATCTACGTCCTTCTTGTAAAAATTCAATTCTTCTTTCTTTAAGTATAGCAGCCACCATAGTAGCATTTGTAGTAAAAGAAGCAGCAGTATAGGCTTGAGTTGCTGGACTAGCCAAAGCTCTATTTCTAATAGAGTTTAATAAAGTAAGAGCGGCTGGCAAGTTTGACAAACGAGCCTGAGCTTCTGCCATATTCAATACTACCTCAGCATATCTAATAACTGGAGCAGCATCTGTCATATTTGTAACATCTGTATATTTGTTTGTATATTTTATACCAGCTGAAGTATAAATCATTTTACCATCTTCTCTACGCTTGTCATCAGCCAACCATTGTGGATCTCTCCAAAGAATTGGGCTAATTGCAACTAAAGCTCTGTTTTTTAATATACTTGCTAAAGCAGCATTAGTCTGAGGATTCATTGTTGCAGAGTGAGCAATAGAGAATATAGATTCTGTATTACTTAAATTATTTGCCAATACAAAAGGAGTAGCCGGATCAGCTGTTAATGTATAAAGACCAGTTAATTTAGTTCCTTCAGCAATTACATTTGCCCAGTCTCTTTTTTGAAGATACACTCTGGTTTTGAATGCGATTGCAGCAGATTTTGTTGCTTTAGAAACTACTCTACCACCAGCAAAACCATTTGACGTAATCAATTTTTCAGCATCATCTAAATCTGCCAAGACTTTTGCATAACATTCAGCAACAGTATTTCTTGGTTTAACTTGTTCTGTTGCTACTTCAGCAGCTGTATTTACACCTACTTCTCTGTATATAATTCCAGGGTGTGTTGCACCAGCTGTAAAATTATACGGTCTTGCAAAATTTGTTAAAATTTCAAAATGAGTAATTGCTCTTAAAAATTTAGCTTGTCCGATATAATTATCACCAACTGCTTTTGTTATAATACCTTTAGCAACTGCATCAGTAGTTCCCTCAATCATAAGATTACATCTACCGATTAATCTATAACCGTCAACCCAGTAATATACATTATTAGCAGTTGTTGGATCGTAAGTTGCAGTGTAAGTTAATTGGTAAAAAGTAGCCATATTAACAATATCTTCTCCTCTGGCTTCTCCTTGTTCAACAAAAGCAGCTCCCCAGATATAACCTCGACCACCATTTGGGCTGGTTGATGCAGCATTATATTGTCCAATCGCAGCAGCATTATAAACACCATTCATGTAAGATTCTATTAATGAAGGAGTTGTAAAAGCATCTGTATCTGCAATATTGTTTATTGGAGTTAAATCCAATATTTTTTCTTCTGTACATGAGCTCATCCCGAGTACAACTACAGAAAGTAAAATTGTTTTAATTATATTTTTCATATGTTTTTTTTATAAACTTACATTTATTCCAACTGATATTACCTTAGAACGTGGCGTACCATTAATGTCTACTCCATTTGTTTCCATTTCAGGGTTAATACCTTTATAATCTGAAATTAACCAGATATTTTGTGCCTGAGCAAAAACTCTAAAATTATCAACACCAATCTTATCCATTAACATCTTAGGTAATGTATAACCTAAACTAATATTATCAAGTGAGATAAAATCACCATCTTCAACAAAACGCGTACTAGCACTTCCTGAAAGGTTTGTAAATGTATTTGAACTTGCGTATAATCTTGGTGTCCATCCGTCTCCAGGATTATCAACACTTTGCCATCTTCCTAAAATCTCTGTTCCGTTGTTGTTAAAGTTTTGGTTCATCAACTCTCTTCTTGTAGCGTTAAATATTTTATTTCCTCCACTAAATCTAATCATGAAACCAAGATCAAGATTTTTGTATTTCATACTTGATGTGAATGAACCGTAATATGTTGGTAAAGTATTTCCTAAAATAGCTTTATCCGAATTAGCTAATGTTGCAGCTGCTCCAGTTGTTCCAGGATTAGCAGGATCAAAAACAGTATAAGTAGTAGTTGCCAAGTTTCCTTGTACTAAAGTACCATCAGCTTTATAGTAAACCGGGTTACCATTTGCTTTATTTACACCCCAATATTTAAATCCGTATAAAGAGTTAATAGATTCACCCTCTCTAATAATGATATTCGGTGCAATGTTAACGATATCCTGAGATGTACCAAAAGATGAAGAACCTCCTGTTATATCTTGTCCATTAACTAAACCAGTAACCACGTTTTTAGTAAGGGTCAAATTAGAAGACACATCCCATGTAAAGTTAGCATTGTTTATTGCTTTGAAACTTACAGCAAATTCATATCCTTGATTATACATTTTACCAACGTTAGAATTGATAATACTGTTAGGAACACCTAATGAAGGAGCCACAGGAGCCGCTAAAACTAAACCGTCAATATCATTCTTATAATAGTCAAATGCAACAGTCAAACGATTGTTGAATAAGCCTAAATCTACACCAAAATCAACTTTATTACTAGTTTCCCATTGTAATTGATCATTACCAAATTGATAGTAACCAATCCCATTTAAAGAACCATATGGAGAACCAATCATAAGTCCTTTTGAAGGATAAGCCGCACTATTTAATACATCAACGTTACCAACTTCAGAGTAAGAACCTCTAAATTTCAAATCAGAAACAGTACCACTAATCCCTTCCATAAAACTTTCCTTAGAAACAGTCCAACCTGCAGAAACTCCAGGGAAATTATGATATCTAACATCTTTCTCAAATTGAGAAATTCCATCACGTCTAAGAGAAGCTTGTACAAAATATTTCTCTTTATAGTTGTATGTAAAACGACCCAAGTATGATATAATTCCTTTTTCAGAAGCACTACCACCAGAATCTTTAGTAGCATAAGTACCTGTTACTAAATTTTGATCGTAAAAATCACTTAAAATATCACTTCCTGAACCCCATAATACTTTAGTACGTGATTTTTGATACTCAGCAACACCTGTTAAACCTAAGTTATGATCTTCAGCAAAAGTATGCTTGTAATTCAAAATATTTTGCCAGTTCCATCTCAATAGATTAGTGTTGTCCTGATACAAAGATCCATTAACTCCACGTCCGTCTCCATGTACTGGGTTCCAATATTGGTAACCATCTGTTGAAGCATTATCTCCACTTACCTGTAATTTATAACTTAAGTCAGAAGTAATTTTTGCATTTGCAAATGCACTTACTAAAATTCTTGTAGTTGTAGATTTATATTTATTATGATCAAGAACATAAAGAATATTTGTAATATTATCTCCTGCTGGGTCTGTATTATCCCATTGACCAACGTTATTACCATTTGGTGAAATGTTATAACCAGTAGGGTCAGCTGCATCATAAATTGGTGTATTAGGCAATTGTCTGGTAGCATTAAAAATATTACCTGATAAACCATTTGCGTTAATATTTAACCCATTATACTCTGTTCTACTTACAGCTACATTGGTACCAACACTTAACCATTTATTAATATCCTGATCAATATTAGCTCTAACAGAATATTTTTTCATATCATTAGCTAAATTGATACCATCTAAATCTGTTAATCCTAAAGACAAATAATACTTTGTTTTTTCTGAACCTCCACTAAAATTAAGATTATGTGTAGTTTGAGGAGCATTTCTTAAAACTGCACCTTGCCAGTCTGTATTATATGTGTTACCAATAGCCCATGGAGCTTGTCCTCTGTTTGTTCTTTTTTCATTAGAAATAACTAAGAAATCAGGAGTTTGTAACAAATCATATGTTTTAGCGGCACTAGCAACACCAAACACACTTGAGTAAGTTACTTTTAAAGTACCTTTTTTTCCACTTTTGGTAGTAATCAAGATTACACCATTAGCCGCTCTGGAACCGTAAATAGCAGTTGCAGCACCATCTTTTAACACATCAAAAGATTCGATATCTTCTGGGTTAATATCCGCTAAACCATTTGTAGCAGAAACACCACCAATATCACCAGAATAAATAGGCACACCATCAACAACAATTAATGGCTCAGTACTTCCAGAAATAGATCCAACACCTCTAATTCTAATTTTTGGAGCACCTCCAATAATACCACTATTAGTTAATACCTGAACCCCTGTCGCTCTACCAGCTAAAACACCCTCGAAAGAAGGAGTAACCAAGTTAGCGATGTCTTTTCCTGCAATTTTAGAAATAGAACCTGTTACTTCTTTTCTTTTCTGAACACCGTAACCAACAACTACAACTTCATTCATTAGTTGTGCTTCTGATTCCATCTCAACGTTTACTGTATTTGAACTTCCTACAGTAACTTGTTTGTTATTCATACCTACATATGAAAACACTAATACATCTCCTGTTTTTGCTTTTACAGAATAACTTCCGTCAAAGTCAGTTTGAGTATTTGCTTTACTACCTTTTACAGCAACATTTACTCCTGGAATTACTCCTGTCTTATCTGAAACTTTTCCAGATACAGTTCTCTCTTGAGCAAAAGAAAACTGCATAGACAACGCTATTAAAAGCGTACAAATCCATTGTAATTTTAATTTCATTTTAATTTATTTTGAATTAGTATGGCGCAAACATCTTAATTATTTCTTAAAATAACAAACTATTCAATTTAAATTTTTTCAATATTATTAACAATACACTAATGTTTCCCTAAAAAATATAACTAAATAACTATTTTAGTAGATAAATTCCTATGAAAACAATTAAAATTTTAAAGATTTGAGTCAAAAACAGTTAACACATTTTAACATTTGAAAAATTTAAATATCAAACCCATAAAAAATATGAATAACTTTTATTAAGATCGTGGTTTTTACAAGTAATTCTGAACTTTTGATAATTCCAAGCTTTTTTAAGACCATCATGTAATTTAATTAAAGGTATTGTTGTGATTTCTTTCAAAATAATTCAAAAAAAGCAGCATCAAGAGAAATTAATACGAGAAAATTTAATAAAAAACACAACAATACTATATATCAATTACTAAATATCAAGGAATACTTAGATGAAAAATCCAAAAACAATTCTCTATTCAAATTTTGGGATTTTATTCAGAATCATTTTTTAGAAAAATTTATATTTGCTATTCAAAATAAAAGCATGCTTCAACTTAATTATTCAGGACATATATTGGAAACCGGAACTGATGAAGCTGGCCGTGGATGTCTGGCCGGACCAGTAACTGCCGCTGCAGTGATCTTACCTGCTGATTTTGAAAATCAGATTTTAAATGACAGTAAACAATTGTCTGAAAAAGAAAGGTTTCTTTTAAAACCAATCATAGAACAACATGCGGTCTGTTATTCTGTGACACATTTATTTCCGGATGAAATTGACGAAATAAACATTCTAAATGCTTCAATGAAAGGAATGCAGGAATGTATCTTAAAATTAAACCAAAAACCAGATTTCATTATTGTGGATGGAAATCGTGCATTAAATGCCAAATTAGGTTTAAGAAATACTTTTGGAAAACAATTTTCTGTTGAAGAAATAGAATTACTTAAATCAATTCCGAATCAGAGTATCATAAAAGGTGATGCAAAATTTTTAAGTATTGCAGCCGCCTCTATATTAGCAAAAACGTATCGTGATCTATATATGGAGCAAATTCATGAAGAGTTCCCGATGTACAACTGGAAACAAAACAAAGGCTACCCAACCAAAGAACATCGTGACGCCATTCGTAAACATGGTACTACAAAATATCATAGAATGAGTTTCAGGCTTTTGCCAGATCAATTAGAATTGGACTTTTTTGAAA contains:
- a CDS encoding putative porin, which encodes MRILFFLYLLIVPTLLFSQEKTSSKNSLDMNTKYSSITDTVKKKKALIAKIDQYKIYTLEHDTIIADTSLTLKSAYKQNYLRKDNFGLLPFSNIGQNYNTLQYSLTDFSPYPEIGFKGKHFDYMEVSDIRYYSVATPLTELFFNTTINKGQNVDSFITLNTSKNLNFSAAYRGLRSEGDYINQLVSAGNFRFTTSYFTTNKRYVLNAHVTFQDITNEENGGITTPESFESDDPDFKNRQRLQVFLTDAESLLKGRRFFFDHVFRINPNDGNNNLYVTHQFNYEYKYFQYKQPTLLSTVTPTSGPSQQVERFGESYASSNINDETRFERLYNKVGLAYENSLLGKFNFFVDDYRSNYKYDRIIINSDGTSIPDNLFLQINNVGGQYEYQKNKWNGRFLYTRSITNQSLSDLDAKLRYNLNEKIQFDFRYRNLNKLPNNNYNLYQSSYVEYNWFNNFKNEKINQLGANVFTPWLNAEVQYSVLKDHLYFKDDSSPAEDLVYTQIIKPAQYGNVINYLSIKANKEFKFGPFGLDNTILYQKVDQSDFILNVPDFVTRNTFYYSSYFFKKALYMQTGVVFNYFTKYYGNDYNPVIGEFFVQDAKKIGGYPLFDLFVNARIRQTRFYFKAEHINALFSKSDYYSAPNNPYRDFVIRFGLVWNFFQ
- a CDS encoding pyridoxal-phosphate dependent enzyme, producing the protein MDFSKNILETIGNTPLVKLNKIVAEIDALVLAKVETFNPGNSVKDRMAVKMIEDAEADGRLKPGGTIIEGTSGNTGMGLALVAIIKGYKLICVISDKQSKEKMDILRAVGAKVVVCPTDVEPTDPRSYYSVSKRLAEETPNSWYVNQYDNLSNSLAHYEQTGPEIWKQTDGKITHFVVGVGTGGTISGVGKYLKEKNPNIKIWGIDTYGSVFKKYHETGVFDENEIYSYITEGIGEDILPKNVDFSLIDGFTKVTDKDAAVYTRKIAMEEAIFVGNSAGACIKGLLQLKEHFKPEDVVVVLFHDSGSRYVGKMFNDDWMRERGFLEENVTKAEDVIKDHIDKELIVVRTEELVSHAIERMRKYKISQIPVVDINGFVGSVDETDLFRSYVADKNVAEKPIKEVMGKPFPIVKLGTTIEEVSKLFTKENDAVLVDLGNGKHHIITKYDIIGSIK
- a CDS encoding RagB/SusD family nutrient uptake outer membrane protein, which gives rise to MKNIIKTILLSVVVLGMSSCTEEKILDLTPINNIADTDAFTTPSLIESYMNGVYNAAAIGQYNAASTSPNGGRGYIWGAAFVEQGEARGEDIVNMATFYQLTYTATYDPTTANNVYYWVDGYRLIGRCNLMIEGTTDAVAKGIITKAVGDNYIGQAKFLRAITHFEILTNFARPYNFTAGATHPGIIYREVGVNTAAEVATEQVKPRNTVAECYAKVLADLDDAEKLITSNGFAGGRVVSKATKSAAIAFKTRVYLQKRDWANVIAEGTKLTGLYTLTADPATPFVLANNLSNTESIFSIAHSATMNPQTNAALASILKNRALVAISPILWRDPQWLADDKRREDGKMIYTSAGIKYTNKYTDVTNMTDAAPVIRYAEVVLNMAEAQARLSNLPAALTLLNSIRNRALASPATQAYTAASFTTNATMVAAILKERRIEFLQEGRRWADIHRLQGDDLAPINGIPAKVANATPATAAYVLGNSYVITTPVAAIPGSDFKFLWPIPQTEINTNPGLEGKNNPGW
- a CDS encoding ribonuclease HII; protein product: MLQLNYSGHILETGTDEAGRGCLAGPVTAAAVILPADFENQILNDSKQLSEKERFLLKPIIEQHAVCYSVTHLFPDEIDEINILNASMKGMQECILKLNQKPDFIIVDGNRALNAKLGLRNTFGKQFSVEEIELLKSIPNQSIIKGDAKFLSIAAASILAKTYRDLYMEQIHEEFPMYNWKQNKGYPTKEHRDAIRKHGTTKYHRMSFRLLPDQLELDFFEI
- a CDS encoding TonB-dependent receptor, whose amino-acid sequence is MKLKLQWICTLLIALSMQFSFAQERTVSGKVSDKTGVIPGVNVAVKGSKANTQTDFDGSYSVKAKTGDVLVFSYVGMNNKQVTVGSSNTVNVEMESEAQLMNEVVVVGYGVQKRKEVTGSISKIAGKDIANLVTPSFEGVLAGRATGVQVLTNSGIIGGAPKIRIRGVGSISGSTEPLIVVDGVPIYSGDIGGVSATNGLADINPEDIESFDVLKDGAATAIYGSRAANGVILITTKSGKKGTLKVTYSSVFGVASAAKTYDLLQTPDFLVISNEKRTNRGQAPWAIGNTYNTDWQGAVLRNAPQTTHNLNFSGGSEKTKYYLSLGLTDLDGINLANDMKKYSVRANIDQDINKWLSVGTNVAVSRTEYNGLNINANGLSGNIFNATRQLPNTPIYDAADPTGYNISPNGNNVGQWDNTDPAGDNITNILYVLDHNKYKSTTTRILVSAFANAKITSDLSYKLQVSGDNASTDGYQYWNPVHGDGRGVNGSLYQDNTNLLRWNWQNILNYKHTFAEDHNLGLTGVAEYQKSRTKVLWGSGSDILSDFYDQNLVTGTYATKDSGGSASEKGIISYLGRFTYNYKEKYFVQASLRRDGISQFEKDVRYHNFPGVSAGWTVSKESFMEGISGTVSDLKFRGSYSEVGNVDVLNSAAYPSKGLMIGSPYGSLNGIGYYQFGNDQLQWETSNKVDFGVDLGLFNNRLTVAFDYYKNDIDGLVLAAPVAPSLGVPNSIINSNVGKMYNQGYEFAVSFKAINNANFTWDVSSNLTLTKNVVTGLVNGQDITGGSSSFGTSQDIVNIAPNIIIREGESINSLYGFKYWGVNKANGNPVYYKADGTLVQGNLATTTYTVFDPANPGTTGAAATLANSDKAILGNTLPTYYGSFTSSMKYKNLDLGFMIRFSGGNKIFNATRRELMNQNFNNNGTEILGRWQSVDNPGDGWTPRLYASSNTFTNLSGSASTRFVEDGDFISLDNISLGYTLPKMLMDKIGVDNFRVFAQAQNIWLISDYKGINPEMETNGVDINGTPRSKVISVGINVSL